From the genome of Virgibacillus proomii, one region includes:
- a CDS encoding AbrB/MazE/SpoVT family DNA-binding domain-containing protein, with protein sequence MDMNIDLMNNRHKGENIMGSQPSEAKRISVSEKRQITIPKRFFEKLGIKESLICELRDDEIVLRPVPTDDDFSEQILKDLIQEGYDGEFLLTEFKKRKAQIRPAIETLIEEADQAAQQATETGDEETESLFDDVRE encoded by the coding sequence ATGGATATGAATATAGATTTAATGAATAACAGGCACAAAGGGGAGAACATTATGGGATCTCAACCTTCCGAAGCTAAACGAATTAGCGTATCTGAAAAACGACAAATCACCATTCCCAAACGCTTTTTTGAGAAATTAGGAATTAAGGAATCTCTTATTTGTGAACTGCGGGACGATGAAATAGTGCTACGACCTGTTCCTACAGACGATGATTTTTCAGAACAAATATTGAAAGATTTGATTCAAGAAGGGTATGATGGGGAGTTCCTTCTTACGGAATTTAAAAAAAGAAAAGCACAAATTCGTCCAGCCATTGAAACTTTAATTGAGGAAGCCGATCAAGCAGCCCAACAAGCTACGGAAACAGGTGACGAAGAAACAGAATCTCTTTTTGATGACGTAAGGGAGTGA
- a CDS encoding type II toxin-antitoxin system RelE/ParE family toxin: protein MLPITYLNPAKRYLKKLKEKSLKKQFYEAIQQIRLNPYIGEPKTGDLAGLYTYNIRYSGTQYRLAYRISENVNGEIIVVVLAGTRETFYQELKKYIKK from the coding sequence ATGTTACCCATTACGTATTTAAACCCTGCCAAGCGCTATTTAAAAAAGTTGAAGGAAAAATCACTTAAAAAGCAATTTTATGAAGCAATACAACAAATCCGGCTGAATCCCTATATTGGAGAGCCCAAAACAGGAGATCTAGCCGGACTTTATACATACAATATTCGTTATAGCGGGACCCAATACCGTTTAGCATATCGCATTTCTGAAAATGTAAATGGAGAAATCATTGTTGTTGTTTTAGCAGGAACACGGGAAACTTTTTATCAAGAATTAAAAAAGTACATAAAAAAATGA
- a CDS encoding class I SAM-dependent methyltransferase has protein sequence MEKNESNLTSLISAFGRAYHSKYDTPKIFDDYIAKDLITQKEFEDIRKNMIQGIQFFNHEIAIKFQDQPDEILKWITQVQLSPTPLARAAYCEKVLFHEIVLEAEQYVILGAGLDTFCFRNPELDTKLEIFEVDYPSTQDFKRNRLAKSNYQIPDNLHFVPMDFTKDIILQNLIDEGFQPNKKTFYSLLGVSYYLTKEEISNLIKELFAEIPLGSSIVFDYADDKLFEEKGVSNRVQNMVQMASASGEPMKSCFTYDEIEKLLEDAGLLIYEHLSPDVINNKFFSDRSDYLKAFETIHYIHAVKK, from the coding sequence ATGGAGAAAAACGAATCAAATTTAACTTCCTTAATATCAGCTTTTGGTCGAGCATACCACAGTAAATATGACACACCAAAGATTTTTGATGATTATATTGCAAAAGATTTAATTACCCAAAAGGAATTTGAAGATATTCGTAAAAACATGATTCAAGGAATTCAATTTTTTAATCACGAAATTGCTATAAAATTTCAAGATCAACCCGATGAAATATTAAAATGGATTACACAAGTCCAACTCTCACCAACTCCATTAGCACGTGCTGCCTATTGTGAAAAAGTATTGTTCCATGAGATAGTACTAGAAGCTGAACAATACGTCATTCTAGGAGCTGGATTGGATACATTTTGTTTTCGGAACCCAGAATTAGACACTAAGTTGGAAATATTTGAAGTTGATTATCCGTCTACACAAGACTTTAAAAGGAATAGGCTAGCTAAATCTAATTATCAAATTCCGGATAACCTTCACTTTGTTCCAATGGATTTCACCAAAGATATTATCCTGCAAAACCTTATTGATGAGGGTTTTCAACCAAACAAAAAAACTTTTTATAGTCTCTTAGGTGTTTCCTATTACTTAACAAAAGAGGAAATTTCTAATTTAATTAAAGAATTATTTGCAGAGATTCCATTGGGAAGTTCCATCGTTTTTGATTATGCAGATGATAAACTATTTGAAGAAAAAGGAGTGTCTAACCGAGTTCAGAATATGGTGCAAATGGCATCGGCTAGTGGCGAACCAATGAAATCATGTTTTACTTATGATGAAATAGAAAAATTGTTAGAAGATGCAGGATTACTTATTTACGAACATTTATCACCCGATGTTATAAATAATAAATTCTTTAGCGATCGTTCGGATTATTTAAAAGCATTTGAAACGATTCATTACATCCATGCTGTAAAAAAGTAA